A single Rhopalosiphum padi isolate XX-2018 chromosome 4, ASM2088224v1, whole genome shotgun sequence DNA region contains:
- the LOC132930715 gene encoding UDP-N-acetylhexosamine pyrophosphorylase yields MSDFDSVITLLKKYDQEHIFKFWNKLDEKEKAFLLEDVCELNIPEVVEMFKNTVENMNVNQQKLDNRMSPIPAELYGAVNRSPKELLTKYEQIGLEQISQGKVGVLLMAGGQGTRLGVNYPKGMYDVGLPSHKSLFRIQGERIRCLIRLANKNFGSSKGLPWFIMTSEHTMEPTKKYFKENNYFGLDEKKVIFFEQYMLPAFTFDGKIIMEGINKISKSPDGNGGIYKALRDRNILDEINRLGVEYLHAHSVDNILVKVADPIFIGYCITKNAECGAKVVEKAYPSEPLGVVCEVDGKFQVVEYSEITENTAEKRNPDGRLTFSAGNICNHFFTTDFLNDVAYKYNSKLKLHVAKKKIPYINDDGTVCKPEEPNGIKMEKFIFDVFEFCNRLAVWEVERDEEFSALKNADVPNGKDNPKTARLDVFSLHRKFVEKSGGKFKTENIECEISPLLSYAGENLKLLVDGKMFDSVLELKSVEEVSNNKN; encoded by the coding sequence ATGTCTGACTTTGATTCTGTAATAACAttgcttaaaaaatatgatcaagaacatatttttaaattttggaacAAACTCGATGAAAAAGAAAAAGCCTTTCTGTTGGAAGACGTCTGTGAACTGAACATTCCTGAAGTtgttgaaatgtttaaaaatactgtAGAAAATATGAATGTCAATCAACAAAAATTGGATAATAGAATGAGCCCTATACCCGCTGAACTTTATGGTGCTGTGAACCGCAGTCCAAAAGAACTTTTGACTAAATATGAGCAGATTGGACTTGAGCAGATATCCCAAGGTAAAGTCGGAGTGTTGTTAATGGCTGGAGGGCAAGGTACAAGGCTTGGAGTTAACTACCCTAAAGGTATGTATGACGTCGGTTTACCATCTCATAAATCGTTATTCCGTATTCAAGGAGAACGTATTCGCTGTCTGATTAGGCtagcaaataaaaattttggaAGCAGTAAAGGTTTACCTTGGTTTATAATGACTAGTGAACACACTATGGAACCTACTAAGAAATACTttaaggaaaataattattttggcctagatgaaaaaaaagttatattttttgaacaatatATGTTGCCAGCATTTACATTTGATGGGAAAATTATTATGgaaggtataaataaaatttctaaatcTCCAGATGGTAATGGTGGTATATATAAAGCTTTACGTGATCGTAATATACTGGATGAAATTAATAGGCTAGGTGTTGAATACCTCCATGCTCATagtgtagataatatattagttaaagtAGCAGATCCAATATTTATTGGGTATTGCATAACAAAGAATGCTGAATGTGGGGCAAAAGTTGTTGAAAAAGCATATCCCTCTGAGCCACTAGGTGTTGTATGTGAGGTTGACGGAAAATTTCAAGTTGTTGAGTATAGTGAAATCACTGAAAATACAGCTGAAAAAAGAAATCCAGATGGCCGCTTAACTTTTAGTGCTGGTAATATTTGTAACCATTTTTTTACAAcagattttttaaatgatgttgcttacaaatataatagtaaattaaaattgcatgttgctaaaaaaaaaataccttatatAAATGATGATGGCACTGTATGCAAACCTGAAGAACCAAATGGTATCAAAATGGAGAAATTTATTTTCgatgtttttgaattttgtaatCGTCTTGCTGTTTGGGAAGTAGAAAGAGATGAAGAATTTAGTGCTTTAAAGAATGCAGATGTGCCTAATGGCAAAGATAACCCTAAAACTGCTCGCTTGGATGTCTTTTCACTTCATagaaaatttgttgaaaaatctggaggaaaatttaaaacagaaaaCATTGAATGTGAGATTTCACCTCTTTTATCTTATGCTGGTGAAAATCTTAAGCTCTTAGTTGATGGTAAAATGTTTGATTCTGTATTAGAATTAAAATCTGTTGAAGaagtatctaataataaaaattaa